In one window of Tursiops truncatus isolate mTurTru1 chromosome 5, mTurTru1.mat.Y, whole genome shotgun sequence DNA:
- the CXXC4 gene encoding CXXC-type zinc finger protein 4 has product MNTNVCVEPGPSPEAPGLPKESHLPEGALNSLVDYNSEMERYRSFATSFYKTNGGAFPQAAKIARITTPIFPSSAAAAAAAARIGMSPWNCDNAATAAAATAMLWGSGGGGGGGGGGGGGGGGGGGGSRKSSSAAASSSAASSAILPTGGGGGGGGGGGGGGGGGGGGGGGGSRTSMHHRNDSQRLGKAGCPPEPSLQMANTNFLSTLSPEHCRPLAGECMNKLKCGAAEAEIMNLPERVGTFSAIPALGGISLPPGVIVMTALHSPAAASAAVTDSAFQIANLADCPQNHSSSSSSSSGGAGGANPAKKKRKRCGVCVPCKRLINCGVCSSCRNRKTGHQICKFRKCEELKKKPGTSLERTPVPSAEAFRWFF; this is encoded by the coding sequence ATGAACACCAATGTCTGCGTGGAGCCCGGGCCGAGCCCGGAGGCCCCGGGCTTGCCCAAGGAAAGCCACCTGCCCGAGGGGGCCCTGAACAGCCTTGTGGATTACAACTCGGAGATGGAGCGCTACCGCTCCTTTGCCACCTCCTTCTACAAGACCAACGGGGGCGCCTTCCCGCAGGCGGCCAAGATCGCGCGCATCACCACCCCCATCTTCCCCagcagcgccgccgccgccgcggccgccgcgcGCATCGGCATGTCCCCCTGGAACTGCGACAACGcggccaccgccgccgccgccaccgccatGCTCTGGGGCAGTGGCGGGggcggcggaggcggaggcggcggcggcgggggcggcggcgggggcggcgggggcagcAGGAAATCCTcctccgccgccgcctcctcctccgccGCCTCCTCGGCGATCCTCCCCaccggcggtggcggcggcggcggtggtggcggcggcggcggcggcggcggcggcggtggtggcggcggcggcggcagcaggaCCAGCATGCACCACCGAAACGACTCCCAGAGGCTGGGGAAAGCTGGCTGCCCGCCAGAGCCgtcgttgcaaatggcaaataCTAATTTCCTCTCCACCTTATCCCCCGAACACTGCAGACCTTTGGCGGGGGAATGCATGAACAAGCTCAAATGCGGCGCTGCTGAAGCAGAGATAATGAATCTCCCCGAGCGCGTGGGGACTTTTTCCGCTATCCCGGCTTTAGGGGGCATCTCATTACCTCCAGGGGTCATCGTCATGACAGCCCTTCACTCCCCcgcagcagcctcagcagccgTCACAGACAGTGCGTTTCAAATTGCCAATCTGGCAGACTGCCCGCAGAATCATTCCTCCTCCTCTTCGTCCTCCTCGGGGGGAGCTGGCGGAGCCAACCCGgccaagaagaagaggaaaaggtgtGGGGTCTGCGTGCCCTGCAAGAGGCTCATCAACTGTGGCGTCTGCAGCAGTTGCAGGAACCGCAAAACGGGACACCAGATCTGcaaatttagaaaatgtgaagAGCTAAAGAAAAAACCTGGCACTTCGCTAGAG